Proteins co-encoded in one Bacillus paramycoides genomic window:
- a CDS encoding VOC family protein, with amino-acid sequence MVQIHPKTRIGHVEFKVIDLERQIAFYENVVGLEVIKQDANKAYLSGKGGKNTLLVLEKLEDGVLQEPRTTGIYHVAFLVPTREAFASALFGVIRNKNVIDSPTEQEGRYTYSNEILPISRFNSASDHTYSEAFYLQDLEGNGIEIYADRPRDQWGEGSGGSTPLDLKELATLVDYEADGLPANTVVGHVHLRIADVEKSHEFYVETVGFEVQQREDDCLFISAGGYHHHIGANTWNGIHNPHPPAHATGLKVYTIVLPHKEALEKVKERLIEKQHEINEILNGFTVVDPSGITVQFEIETA; translated from the coding sequence ATGGTACAAATTCATCCGAAAACACGTATTGGTCATGTTGAATTTAAAGTGATAGATTTAGAGCGTCAAATTGCTTTTTATGAAAATGTAGTAGGTCTAGAAGTAATTAAACAAGATGCGAATAAAGCGTATTTATCAGGAAAAGGTGGAAAGAACACGTTACTTGTTCTTGAAAAGTTAGAGGACGGGGTACTGCAAGAACCACGTACGACTGGTATATATCATGTAGCCTTTTTAGTTCCGACTCGTGAGGCCTTTGCTTCGGCTTTATTTGGTGTGATTCGTAATAAGAACGTAATTGATAGTCCGACTGAGCAAGAAGGACGTTATACATATTCAAATGAAATTTTACCAATTTCAAGGTTTAATAGTGCAAGCGATCATACATATAGCGAAGCGTTTTATTTACAAGATTTAGAGGGAAATGGTATTGAAATTTATGCAGACCGTCCGCGTGATCAATGGGGAGAAGGATCAGGAGGAAGTACGCCGTTAGATTTAAAAGAACTGGCAACACTCGTTGATTATGAGGCTGATGGATTACCTGCTAATACTGTCGTTGGGCACGTACATTTACGAATAGCTGATGTAGAGAAATCACACGAGTTTTATGTAGAGACAGTAGGATTTGAAGTACAACAACGCGAAGATGACTGCTTATTCATTTCTGCAGGAGGATATCATCATCATATCGGTGCAAATACGTGGAATGGTATACATAATCCGCATCCACCAGCACATGCAACTGGACTTAAAGTATATACAATTGTATTACCGCATAAAGAAGCGTTAGAGAAAGTGAAAGAAAGATTAATAGAAAAACAACATGAAATAAATGAGATTTTAAATGGATTTACTGTAGTAGATCCTAGTGGTATTACAGTACAGTTTGAAATAGAAACAGCATAA
- a CDS encoding VanW family protein — MFRKVKGILVGVLCVAVVSGCGTKVSDVALVSDIGGHTVEAKAEVQDSISLVDGRTGTEVKKLDLSSLGYFEDEAEFKKSVEKVAREVGKNVDKKMVPSRLGPDGSWQEGKPSFELMEKELVNKLLNVGMWDSSYQLPIVEKKPTATLSDAQGSGTVIGRYETNLGGSTGGRIENIRLSAASINGVVLAKGDSFSFNALIGDTTPDKGYQLGKEIVDGKLVDGYGGGVCQTSSTLYNAADQAGLKMVERTTHSKTVGYVPQGRDATIAYPYLDLVFENTNDAPVKLYMGIQGGKLVAEVHKMR; from the coding sequence TTGTTCCGTAAAGTAAAGGGTATATTAGTTGGGGTGTTATGTGTAGCTGTAGTGAGTGGCTGTGGTACAAAAGTTAGTGATGTTGCGTTAGTAAGTGATATTGGTGGCCACACGGTAGAGGCTAAAGCAGAAGTACAGGATTCTATTAGTTTAGTAGATGGTCGTACAGGTACGGAAGTGAAAAAGCTAGATTTATCGAGTCTAGGTTATTTTGAAGATGAAGCGGAATTTAAAAAATCAGTTGAGAAGGTTGCTAGGGAAGTTGGGAAAAATGTTGACAAAAAGATGGTCCCTTCACGTTTAGGACCTGACGGAAGTTGGCAAGAAGGAAAGCCTTCTTTTGAATTAATGGAAAAAGAGTTAGTAAATAAATTATTAAACGTAGGTATGTGGGATTCTTCATATCAGTTACCTATTGTTGAGAAAAAACCTACCGCTACATTAAGTGATGCGCAAGGAAGTGGCACGGTAATTGGTAGATATGAAACGAATTTAGGTGGCTCAACAGGTGGACGTATTGAGAATATTCGTTTGTCAGCAGCTAGCATAAATGGAGTTGTATTAGCAAAAGGGGACAGTTTCTCTTTCAATGCATTAATTGGTGATACAACACCAGATAAAGGATATCAATTAGGAAAAGAAATTGTAGATGGTAAGTTAGTAGATGGATATGGCGGTGGTGTTTGTCAAACATCATCAACTTTATACAATGCAGCAGATCAAGCTGGTTTGAAAATGGTAGAGAGAACGACACATTCTAAAACAGTAGGTTACGTTCCACAAGGAAGAGATGCTACAATTGCATATCCATACTTAGACTTAGTATTTGAAAACACGAATGATGCACCTGTGAAACTTTATATGGGCATTCAGGGCGGAAAGTTAGTTGCTGAAGTACATAAAATGAGATAA
- the cspB gene encoding cold shock-like protein CspB produces MQNGKVKWFNSEKGFGFIEVEGGEDVFVHFSAIQGEGFKTLEEGQEVTFEVEQGNRGPQATNVNKK; encoded by the coding sequence ATGCAAAACGGTAAAGTAAAATGGTTTAACTCAGAAAAAGGTTTCGGATTCATCGAAGTTGAAGGCGGAGAAGACGTATTCGTACATTTCTCAGCTATCCAAGGCGAAGGCTTCAAAACTTTAGAAGAAGGTCAAGAAGTTACTTTCGAAGTAGAACAAGGTAACCGTGGACCTCAAGCTACTAACGTTAACAAGAAGTAA
- a CDS encoding exonuclease: MENATHFIVFDIERNFRPYKSDDPSEIVDIGAVKIEASTMKVIGEFSELVKPGARLTRHTTKLTGITKKDLMGIEKFPQIIEKFIQFIGEDSIFVSWGREDYRFLSHDCTLHGVECPSMEKESKFDLQKFVFQAYEELFEHTPSLQFAVEQLGLTWEGKQHRALADAENTANIFLKVYSERDIHKRYKRHGELELVENGKLTEKAKKKMRKWVFKEMKKNTERPFVWSTFESSDTWESITERYYISEPTVELLKKHFRTAVRKAERQIRYLAEMEKVVEKS; encoded by the coding sequence TTGGAAAACGCTACACATTTTATTGTGTTTGATATAGAGAGAAATTTCAGGCCGTATAAATCAGACGATCCGTCAGAGATAGTTGATATCGGGGCTGTAAAAATAGAAGCGAGTACAATGAAGGTAATTGGAGAATTTTCGGAGTTAGTAAAACCAGGTGCACGACTTACTCGCCATACGACAAAATTAACAGGAATTACAAAGAAAGATTTAATGGGTATAGAGAAATTTCCACAAATTATAGAGAAATTTATTCAGTTTATCGGAGAAGATTCTATATTTGTTTCATGGGGAAGAGAAGATTATCGCTTTCTATCTCATGATTGTACATTACACGGTGTAGAATGCCCATCTATGGAAAAAGAGAGCAAATTTGATTTGCAGAAATTTGTTTTCCAAGCGTATGAAGAATTATTTGAGCATACACCAAGTTTACAATTTGCAGTAGAACAGCTCGGTTTAACATGGGAAGGAAAGCAACACAGAGCTTTGGCAGACGCTGAGAATACAGCAAACATATTTCTGAAAGTATATAGCGAGAGAGATATTCATAAACGATACAAAAGACATGGTGAACTTGAACTAGTAGAGAACGGAAAACTAACAGAAAAAGCGAAAAAAAAGATGCGAAAATGGGTATTTAAAGAAATGAAAAAAAATACTGAGCGTCCTTTCGTTTGGAGTACATTTGAAAGTAGTGATACGTGGGAAAGTATTACGGAAAGATATTATATAAGTGAACCTACAGTAGAACTTCTGAAAAAGCATTTTCGTACGGCGGTTAGAAAAGCAGAAAGGCAGATTAGGTATTTGGCTGAGATGGAGAAAGTAGTAGAAAAAAGTTAA
- a CDS encoding GNAT family N-acetyltransferase, which produces MNVSLLTPTTDLQEEYLDFYKEWKDSGERMIPWVISKDPSNFTAMIQELHDAHNGINLPESWVPDSTYWLVTDNNRIVGAVNIRHSLTEHLFNAGGHIGYGIRPSERRKGYATKLLELSLEKTKELNIEKVLVVCDEVNTASEKTILHNGGFRDDDFTEEDGNVVRRFWIEL; this is translated from the coding sequence ATGAACGTCTCTTTACTTACACCTACTACAGATTTACAAGAAGAATACTTAGATTTTTATAAGGAATGGAAAGATAGCGGTGAAAGGATGATTCCATGGGTTATCTCAAAAGATCCTTCTAATTTTACTGCAATGATTCAAGAACTTCACGATGCCCATAACGGAATAAATCTTCCTGAATCTTGGGTACCTGACTCTACGTATTGGCTCGTTACAGATAATAATAGAATTGTAGGAGCTGTTAATATACGTCATAGTTTAACCGAGCATTTATTTAACGCTGGCGGTCATATCGGTTATGGCATTCGCCCTTCCGAAAGAAGAAAAGGTTATGCTACGAAGTTATTAGAATTATCGCTAGAAAAAACAAAGGAATTAAACATCGAGAAAGTACTTGTCGTTTGTGACGAAGTGAATACAGCTTCCGAAAAAACAATTTTACATAACGGTGGGTTTCGTGATGATGATTTCACTGAGGAAGATGGGAATGTAGTAAGAAGGTTTTGGATTGAGCTATGA
- a CDS encoding DUF3900 domain-containing protein, with protein sequence MDFEINYLSFYVVQVEGKGEAVDKRYKHFQTLDAEEYEDSSLKKFLNGELLKISKRKVERHAKTEQAPTKIGRFIVEEGHELDSNPHYNLFNRIRFAETKENFKDMSEPLVYTYLDTSAVRGGVFLIAQAKLRKYFDDPFVFVMKCDFEPKVASISDESTLIRNVEMAITTKNMKSIQYPYMPEEGMVEVGELKIHQASHARYFEDFLKFVEYERSMPEIMKTQVMDMVYDQIEDVFEEGTEEREQFDQAMEVWAASPKREIMEQFSTEEVMEATAQIVEHAPEVELKLKADHISVKALLADFGDQIHIAKVNDRYVLMIEADTLTFEKGFSPIEFLKPDELQNVIERIENKQQYSYNPNGIE encoded by the coding sequence ATGGATTTCGAAATAAATTATCTTTCCTTTTATGTTGTACAAGTAGAAGGAAAAGGTGAAGCTGTTGATAAACGCTACAAACATTTTCAAACATTAGACGCTGAAGAGTATGAAGATAGCTCCTTAAAAAAATTTTTGAATGGTGAATTATTAAAAATTTCAAAGCGAAAAGTAGAACGTCATGCGAAAACAGAACAAGCTCCGACAAAAATCGGTCGCTTCATTGTAGAAGAAGGGCACGAACTTGATTCAAACCCTCATTACAACCTATTTAATCGCATTCGCTTCGCGGAAACTAAGGAAAACTTCAAAGATATGAGTGAACCACTCGTTTATACATATCTTGACACAAGCGCTGTACGCGGTGGTGTATTTTTAATTGCGCAAGCAAAACTACGTAAATATTTTGATGATCCATTCGTTTTCGTTATGAAATGTGACTTTGAACCGAAAGTTGCTTCCATTTCAGATGAATCCACACTGATTCGTAACGTTGAAATGGCCATCACAACAAAAAACATGAAATCTATCCAATATCCGTACATGCCTGAAGAAGGTATGGTCGAAGTAGGCGAACTAAAAATTCACCAAGCATCACATGCCCGCTACTTTGAAGACTTCTTAAAATTCGTCGAGTACGAACGCTCTATGCCTGAAATTATGAAAACACAAGTAATGGACATGGTATATGACCAAATTGAAGATGTATTTGAAGAAGGTACGGAAGAACGCGAACAATTCGACCAAGCGATGGAAGTATGGGCTGCCAGTCCGAAACGTGAAATTATGGAACAATTTTCAACCGAAGAAGTAATGGAAGCTACCGCACAAATCGTCGAGCATGCTCCTGAAGTGGAATTAAAGCTAAAAGCAGACCATATCTCTGTAAAGGCCCTACTTGCTGATTTCGGGGATCAAATACATATCGCAAAGGTAAATGACCGATACGTATTAATGATTGAGGCTGACACACTTACGTTTGAAAAAGGCTTCTCTCCTATTGAGTTCCTGAAGCCAGATGAATTGCAAAACGTGATTGAGCGGATTGAGAATAAGCAGCAGTATTCTTATAATCCGAACGGGATTGAATAA